One Papaver somniferum cultivar HN1 chromosome 10, ASM357369v1, whole genome shotgun sequence genomic window carries:
- the LOC113316739 gene encoding mitochondrial outer membrane protein porin of 34 kDa-like encodes MVPLNVDCSVPSVYRTFIKEAPYVSELDEKMSVTESKVVYGLHRVEIHRGSRRLELQYQHEYNSISTSIGLTENPMVNFSGVVGTPLLVLGTDLSYDTASGSLFSFVDVCVFFNASYCHIESPLTYTDVGAKLAHSFSTNENTLTIGTQKALDQLTSVKARINNHGMIIGAVGSTVY; translated from the exons ATGGTACCACTAAATGTTGATTGCAGTGTCCCTTCAGTTTATCGTACATTTATTAAGGAAGCTCCTTATGTCAGCGAG CTCGATGAGAAGATGAGTGTAACAGAAAGCAAGGTAGTGTACGGTTTACATAGGGTGGAGATTCACAGAGGTAGTCGGAGG CTCGAGCTTCAGTATCAACATGAGTACAACAGCATCAGTACTAGCATAGGCTTGACAGAAAACCCCATGGTCAATTTCTCTGGAGTTGTAGGAACACCCCTTCTTGTTCTTGGTACTGATCTTTCTTACGACACTGCATCCG GCTCCTTGTTTTCTTTTGTCGATGTGTGTGTTTTTTTCAATGCTTCTTACTGCCACATTGAGAGTCCCTTGACCTATACAGATGTTGGTGCCAAGCTTGCCCATAGTTTCAGTACAAATGAGAACACCTTGACCATCGGTACCCAGAAAGCTTTGGACCAATTGACTTCTGTCAAGGCTAGGATCAACAACCATG GTATGATTATAGGTGCAGTTGGGTCAACCGTCTATTAA